The genomic interval AAGGTGCCGAGATAGAACTCTTGGTGAAGATCAAAGAGTTGTTATTTCGGCCCCTGTAGTTAAACATGGGATTTCTTCCAACCATGTTTCTAGTTGTCATTGTGAAATATTGCtatataatctattatgcagTTTACTTATGTTTATCTTATACTATTAAATATGTTGGTTCAAGGAGAACTTGTTGTGGCTTGCCAAAGTTAAAAGTCTATCATTTCTCAGACAGTGAGCTTTTTTTGCAAAGTAATGACTGAGCTCGCTCTACCAATGGCCTCTTCCGTTATTTTTCTATCGACCCAAAGAGAAGAACGAATATTCTTCCAGACCTTAACGTGCAGAGTTGCTAAAGATGGGCCCTTTGATCACAGGAATCTGGCTTGGGGCTTCTTGATAGAGCATTGACGCATCGTGTAGGTGCTCCCAAGGGAGCTTTGGGCTTTGTGTGAGGTGCTTATTTACACTGCTTACtacaacaattaaaaaacCTGAAATCAAGTACttacatttaaattattttcataatgaTAACAATGAAAATTGGCTAAGCTATTGTCTATTGGAGTGAAGGTCatgtcaattaaaattttacatatttgagctttcttttttttgctcTCCTAATTATTCCGACCAATATCTATTCTAGCCTAGTCTCTAAGGACCTTGGGTAGAAAGAATATTGTCAACAGACCAAACCCAGAGCTTCTGCTGCACTTCTACGACTTTCTCCGCTACAAACCCTGACCAGCATTCCCATCAGCAGTTCCCTCTGCTCCACCTTCAAAAGCTTCTCTAATCCTCGGGCCACCATCTCCATCTCAGGCTGTGCAAATAATCAAACATCATTTGCATTAACGATTAAACCCTAAACTAAGTATCCAGAAAAGCCCACAAAATGGTAATACCAAGTTAGCAACTTATGAAGAAACAAACTACATACAGAGGACTCTTCAGGAGGAAAGATTCGGTGAACAAGACATATCTTCGACAGTTCCAACATTGCTTCACTATGTTTACCTTGCATTTCAAAAGCCTGCAACCAAATGGCATCACAAAGATCAAGAATCCAGCAAAGTAGCCAGAAAGGGTAAGATCATGCTTCTCAAACTTATAGATAAGTGGGAAGGGGGCAGCCAACCCTGTAGCAAGTTCTAATGACTCCATTAAAAAtttgtgaaaagaaaaactgataCCACAACTGAAGTATCATATAAATGTCCCAAGACCTTGGTGCCAAGAACTCAGATAATAGGGTACACAAAACATAGGTTGTTGCAAAACAAGACATCAAATGCAATGGTCTATCAGAACTGCCGCCTATATTGAccaataaatttcaacacaaagtTGCTAATGCTTCTTTCCCCTCTGTTGATGAGATGATCCAGGCAGCCAAGAACACATATGTGCAAAAGCTAGCAAATGTAAGAATAAAAGTATGAAAAATTACCCAAGCctgcaaaaaaataaagcgTGTGCGTGCAGCAACACCAGCAGATACCATTCTGGCAGCACGGGTGTTGTCAAGTCCAATATTTTCAGCTAGCCCAGCAAGGAATTGCCGAGCATCTTCACCATCAATCTGAACATGGGTAGATTGACTTGGCGCCCTGCAAAATATCTAAGTATGTTTACAAGTTTACTAAAACAGTAGCACCTCAAGAACATCAAAGTCATGCTAAACATTCAAGCAAGTTAGAGACACAAAGTCACATACATAAAACCAACTGCAACAACTCAAAAGTTTCTAActtttgcaaaataaaaattccatACCTGCAGCAAACATTTAAAACCAACTCAACAGACACACGATAGAATGAATTCCGAGTGTTTGTTGTGTCAATGGAGACCCGTACACCAGATGTCCTGCATATTTGACGCAACTGCTCACACATACAGGCAAAAAGAAAGGCCAGCACATGGTTCAAGAATCAGCGAACCACAAAAGGAAGGGAAATTGCACCAGAACATTAAATCCATTAAAagtaattcaaaatttatccaAGCTTAAGAGACCACTAATTTCTCCCATTCTAATTCATAAGAATGAATGAAATAGTGACAACATAGAGGGTAGAACGAAGCAAGCACATATTACACTGCATTAAACACAATCatcaatcatttttttcaCGCCTATTAATATCATAGAAAGTAGACCGACAAAAGCAAGGGATTTAGTATTTCGACTCCCTAGGACTAAGTTAACTATTCTACATTACACAACACAACCTCATAAGGAATCCTGAATGCATTCAAAATGAAGTGAGATAAAGTCATGATAGTTAcagcaaaaatgaaaaaatgaatgaCCTAGAATTTTCTGGACTATAATAGAgtgagaaataaagaaaaaggttaaaaagGCACTGACTTGAATTATGTCCTCCTCGGTAATGTCCTTTCCACCCAATCTACTGTCGATGATTGCTGCATAAGAAGTTGGTAAGTTGCACTTGAAGATGTTAAGCATGGATATCTATAACAAGTAGAGATATTTGAAGACAAAAAAAGAGCAACTTTTACGGGGACAATGTTCAGTAATACTACTGAATGCAACCAAACATTATGTAAACATATATGAATTAGAATTAGTAAAAATAGTAACAACAACCTACCTCTGATCAATCTGTTGGCCTGAGTCTGGTAGTACTCGGAATTGAAGACGGAACCTTCTTTGGGCACTGAATCCATTTCCGGCCACCATTTTGGCAACTTGTCCCCGAGCTGGACTTGGAGGCGTGGATAATTGGTCTTGGTGCTAAGAGGCCGAGCCGTGGATAAGGATAATGGATTGTCCAAAGCCCTGAAACTAGGAGGGTCACCCCCATCCCTCTTTGTCCCTACAATCACCTCTCTTCCTCCAAGACTCCGGTCCCTCCTAACAATAACCTTGTGTTTAGGCCTAAAGCGAGCTTTCAAGCCCAACCCCAGCTTCACCAAGACTGTGAAAGCAAAAACAATGACGAAGCCACAAGTGAGGAAGGCAGCAAGAAATTGAAGGGTGGACTTGCGGCAGGATAGTTGAAGGGTCCGAGTATCAGGATCGATTTGAACCAAATTTCGGAGGTCCTGGAAAGCGTCTGTGGAGAAAGAGATGAGGCGGTTTAACTTGGAAGAAGACAGGGAAGAAATCTGGTCAAAATCGAGGACCAATTTGACATTGGGGTTGTCTGGGGAGTTTTGGAACTCGATGCTCCGTCTAAGGCTAAGGTTGTGGTTGTCGTAGTTTGGATTCCTTGGAAGGCGAGAACGGCGCGAACGGCGTGGAGTGGAGAAGGAGAGCTGCGGCGACCATGTTTTAAGTTGGGTGCTGCCGAACAGAAACAGAGGaggagaaggagaaggagaaCGCAAGGGCAAGGGGAGGCAGTGGGTCTTcacacacttcatctaaactaatcaaagtaaaaaaattacgTTGACATTAAGCATAAAGCAGACAAGGTACTCAGCGAAAGGTACCAGCCTAGCCTAGGaagatttcattttaattctgGGTGGAACAGTGTACACTTGACTTTACTGGAGAGAAACGAAACGAATCAGAGCTTTGTTCGTTTTGTTAGTTGCAAAGTTGAGTTGGACTTGCCTTCGCTTTGTTCTACTAATTTAATCACATAATTGCGAAGTATGTAGGTTTGGATTTGCAATGGATGGCGGGCTGACTCTTGTCTGAGTTTTCGACGCAAGCTTCCTGTCTGTCTGTCCGGTTCCAAAATGAACATTGCCAATGAAAAAACACACTCACGGCCTTCATTGATAGCATTTATTTCATGACACTTGTCTGAGTTTTCGACGCAAGCTTCCTGTCTGTCTGGCTCCAAAATGAACATTGCCAATGAAAAAACACACTCATGGCCTTCGTTTATACCATTCATTTCATTTGctctcaaaatcaaattacaaataattaaataggCATCGATATTGAGCATACCCTTTTCTCACTTTCTGTAGTATcgtatcaaaataaaaagaaattttaatcctacattagaaaattaaaaaaatatatattaagatttggccaaaaaaatatttgttctCTATACCTGGTCTAAGGTAATAAAGAAtacaaataacactaataacAACAAACACAtgatatttgtatttttgaaGGGACTCAGCACCAACCAACCCAATCGCACCGCTCTTCCCTGTCTACCATCCACCATCGGCTTCTGGATGGCCGACCCAAGAAAATTATAGTAACACATAACc from Theobroma cacao cultivar B97-61/B2 chromosome 5, Criollo_cocoa_genome_V2, whole genome shotgun sequence carries:
- the LOC18597412 gene encoding uncharacterized protein LOC18597412; the encoded protein is MKCVKTHCLPLPLRSPSPSPPLFLFGSTQLKTWSPQLSFSTPRRSRRSRLPRNPNYDNHNLSLRRSIEFQNSPDNPNVKLVLDFDQISSLSSSKLNRLISFSTDAFQDLRNLVQIDPDTRTLQLSCRKSTLQFLAAFLTCGFVIVFAFTVLVKLGLGLKARFRPKHKVIVRRDRSLGGREVIVGTKRDGGDPPSFRALDNPLSLSTARPLSTKTNYPRLQVQLGDKLPKWWPEMDSVPKEGSVFNSEYYQTQANRLIRAIIDSRLGGKDITEEDIIQLRQICRTSGVRVSIDTTNTRNSFYRVSVELVLNVCCRAPSQSTHVQIDGEDARQFLAGLAENIGLDNTRAARMVSAGVAARTRFIFLQAWAFEMQGKHSEAMLELSKICLVHRIFPPEESSPEMEMVARGLEKLLKVEQRELLMGMLVRVCSGESRRSAAEALGLVC